Proteins from a genomic interval of Asticcacaulis sp. AND118:
- the rpsM gene encoding 30S ribosomal protein S13 encodes MARIAGVNIPTNKRVIIALQYIHGIGQQKAKEIVEKVGIEDARRVNSLSDAEVLQIRETIDRDYLVEGDLRRETSMNIKRLMDLACYRGLRHRKGLPVRGQRTHTNARTRKGPAKPIAGKKK; translated from the coding sequence GTGGCCCGTATCGCAGGCGTCAACATACCGACCAACAAGCGCGTCATCATCGCGCTCCAGTATATCCACGGCATTGGTCAGCAAAAGGCCAAGGAAATCGTGGAAAAGGTGGGCATCGAGGACGCCCGTCGCGTTAATTCGCTCTCGGACGCCGAAGTGTTGCAGATCCGCGAAACCATCGACCGTGACTATCTGGTCGAAGGCGATCTGCGTCGCGAAACGTCCATGAACATCAAGCGCCTGATGGACCTGGCCTGCTACCGCGGCCTGCGTCATCGTAAGGGCCTGCCGGTCCGCGGTCAGCGCACTCACACGAACGCCCGCACCCGCAAGGGTCCGGCGAAGCCCATCGCCGGCAAGAAGAAATAA
- a CDS encoding DNA-directed RNA polymerase subunit alpha encodes MIERNWQQLIRPEKPQIESGQDSQRKMRLVAEPLERGFGVTLGNALRRVLLSSLQGAAVTAVQIDGVVHEFSSIEGVREDVVDIILNIKQLALRMHAEGPKRMVLRASSAGPVTAGMIDVPSDIEVLNPDHVICTLDEGASVRMEFTVQTGKGYVPADRLRPEDAPIGLIAVDALYSPVKKVAYRVEPTRQGQSLDYDKLVLDVETNAAVTPVDAVAYAARILQDQLQIFITFEEPKPAVVEEGKPELPFNPALLKKVDELELSVRSANCLKNDNIVYIGDLIQKTESEMLRTPNFGRKSLNEIKEVLQSMGLSLGMDVPNWPPENVEDLAKKFEDQI; translated from the coding sequence ATGATCGAAAGAAACTGGCAGCAGCTTATTCGTCCCGAGAAGCCCCAAATCGAGTCCGGTCAGGATTCCCAGCGCAAGATGCGTCTTGTCGCGGAACCCCTGGAACGCGGCTTTGGCGTGACGCTCGGCAATGCTCTGCGCCGCGTTCTCCTGTCCTCCCTGCAAGGGGCGGCGGTGACGGCGGTACAAATCGACGGCGTTGTTCACGAATTTTCCTCTATCGAGGGTGTTCGTGAAGACGTGGTCGACATTATCCTCAATATCAAGCAACTGGCGCTCCGTATGCACGCGGAAGGCCCGAAGCGCATGGTTCTGCGCGCCTCGTCGGCCGGTCCGGTGACCGCCGGCATGATCGACGTCCCTTCGGACATCGAAGTGCTGAACCCCGATCACGTCATCTGTACGCTGGACGAAGGCGCCTCGGTGCGCATGGAGTTCACGGTTCAGACCGGCAAGGGCTACGTCCCCGCCGACCGTCTGCGCCCGGAAGACGCGCCGATCGGCCTGATCGCCGTCGATGCGCTCTATTCGCCGGTCAAGAAGGTGGCTTACCGCGTCGAGCCGACCCGTCAGGGTCAGTCGCTCGATTACGACAAGCTGGTTCTTGACGTTGAAACCAACGCCGCCGTGACCCCCGTGGACGCCGTGGCCTACGCCGCGCGCATCCTTCAGGACCAGCTCCAGATATTCATCACCTTCGAAGAGCCGAAGCCGGCCGTCGTCGAAGAGGGTAAGCCTGAGCTGCCGTTCAACCCGGCCCTCCTCAAGAAGGTCGACGAACTGGAACTTAGCGTCCGTTCGGCGAACTGCCTGAAGAACGACAACATCGTCTATATCGGCGACCTGATCCAGAAGACGGAATCGGAAATGCTCCGTACCCCGAACTTCGGCCGCAAGTCGCTGAACGAAATCAAGGAAGTCCTGCAATCGATGGGGCTGTCGCTCGGCATGGATGTGCCGAACTGGCCGCCTGAAAACGTCGAGGACCTCGCCAAGAAGTTCGAAGACCAAATCTAA
- a CDS encoding TCR/Tet family MFS transporter: MSGIPDLTSRHKAAVPFIFVTICLDIVALGLIIPVTPALIADFVGDKSTAGYWVGLFGSIWGVMQFISSPVVGALSDRFGRRPIVLLSNFGLGFDYLLMAMAPGLWWLLLGRLINGITSASISTAYAYISDVTQPENRAKYFGLMGAAFGIGFVLGPLLGGVLGDIEPRLPFYVAAGLSLLNFCYGLFVLPESLAAENRKPFSFRAANPLGAFRFLSRSGDLMRLSLINLTVNFAHQVLPTTFVLYASLRYGWGPKEVGWTLAAVGVCSAIVQAGLTGRVVKAIGEKKAMLAGLTFGVIGFVGYGLAPTWQSYVLFIPLMSLWGLTGPAAQALMSSKVAPQEQGTLQGANMSLMSAAGIFAPLVFGAVFAVSSAYGPATSGAPFVLAAAILGVALLIAAGVKASIRHDGNGGQDSGPSSGPTH; the protein is encoded by the coding sequence GTGAGTGGAATCCCCGACCTGACAAGTCGCCACAAGGCGGCGGTGCCCTTCATTTTCGTAACCATCTGTCTCGATATCGTAGCGCTGGGCCTGATCATTCCGGTGACGCCGGCTCTGATCGCCGATTTCGTGGGGGATAAGTCGACGGCTGGCTATTGGGTCGGGCTGTTCGGCTCGATCTGGGGCGTGATGCAGTTCATTTCCTCGCCGGTCGTGGGTGCCCTGTCCGACCGCTTCGGCCGCCGTCCGATCGTGCTGCTGTCGAACTTCGGTCTGGGCTTCGATTACCTGCTGATGGCCATGGCGCCGGGCTTGTGGTGGCTGCTGCTGGGCCGTCTGATCAATGGCATCACTTCGGCCAGCATCTCCACGGCCTACGCCTATATTTCCGACGTCACCCAGCCGGAAAACCGCGCGAAATATTTCGGTCTGATGGGGGCCGCCTTCGGTATCGGCTTCGTGCTGGGGCCGCTGCTGGGCGGCGTGCTGGGCGACATCGAACCGCGTCTGCCCTTCTACGTCGCGGCGGGCCTGAGCCTGCTCAACTTCTGCTATGGCCTGTTCGTCCTGCCGGAATCGCTGGCGGCGGAAAACCGCAAGCCCTTCTCTTTCCGGGCCGCCAATCCGCTGGGGGCCTTCCGCTTCCTCAGCCGCAGCGGCGATCTGATGCGCCTGTCGCTGATCAATCTGACGGTCAATTTCGCCCATCAGGTCCTGCCCACCACCTTCGTCCTCTATGCCTCGCTGCGCTATGGCTGGGGACCCAAGGAGGTCGGCTGGACGCTGGCCGCCGTGGGTGTGTGCAGCGCCATCGTGCAGGCCGGTCTGACCGGTCGCGTGGTCAAGGCCATCGGCGAGAAGAAGGCCATGCTGGCCGGCCTTACCTTCGGCGTGATCGGCTTTGTCGGCTACGGTCTGGCCCCGACCTGGCAGAGCTATGTGCTGTTCATTCCGTTGATGAGCCTGTGGGGCCTGACCGGACCGGCGGCGCAGGCGCTGATGTCGTCCAAGGTCGCGCCGCAGGAGCAAGGCACGCTGCAAGGGGCCAATATGAGCCTGATGTCGGCGGCGGGCATCTTCGCGCCGCTGGTTTTCGGCGCGGTGTTTGCCGTGTCTTCGGCCTACGGTCCGGCGACGTCGGGTGCGCCTTTCGTGCTGGCGGCGGCCATTCTCGGCGTCGCCCTGCTGATAGCCGCGGGTGTCAAGGCCTCCATCCGCCATGACGGTAACGGCGGCCAGGATTCCGGGCCGTCGTCCGGCCCGACGCACTGA
- a CDS encoding alkaline phosphatase family protein — protein sequence MQMGMKAWRLWVCGLAALVLSACASLPVSQPVERPTLILISIDGWRADYHARGLTPNLKYLADNGATGAMRPSFPSLTFPNHYTLVTGKRPDHHGIVGNTMRDPRRPGVTFKLSDRQQVTDGFWWNDAVPFWVSAQQQGVRVATLFWPGSEAEIHGARPARYAEFEDYLPPRTVVDRGLAWFDVSEAGVAEAGRPQALTLYFSDVDHAGHDFGPDSPEVAASLQAVDDGIGHLIEGLKARGLWGRVNIVIVGDHGMTKHRPETFIKVADLLPEGSATVTGSQVAGFTPNPGYKKTVEAALLKPHDHMQCWRKGDIPAKFHYGKHGRVPPIVCLAQPGGYIVTPSKDGWMPKPQGGSHGYDPYFPEMHTRLIAFGPDIRSGVTLDTFDNVNVYPLIMRLLRLKAEPSDGRLADVRPALKRP from the coding sequence ATGCAAATGGGTATGAAGGCCTGGCGCCTGTGGGTATGCGGTCTGGCCGCTTTGGTCTTGTCGGCCTGCGCCAGCCTGCCGGTCAGCCAACCGGTTGAACGCCCTACCCTGATCCTCATCTCCATCGACGGCTGGCGCGCCGACTATCATGCGCGCGGCCTGACGCCCAACCTGAAATATCTCGCCGACAACGGCGCGACCGGTGCCATGCGCCCCAGCTTCCCGTCCCTGACCTTCCCCAACCATTACACGCTGGTCACCGGCAAGCGTCCGGACCATCACGGTATCGTCGGCAATACCATGCGCGACCCCAGACGCCCCGGCGTGACCTTCAAATTGTCGGATCGCCAACAGGTCACGGACGGCTTCTGGTGGAACGACGCCGTGCCCTTCTGGGTGTCGGCGCAACAGCAGGGCGTGCGCGTGGCCACCCTGTTCTGGCCGGGTTCCGAGGCCGAAATCCACGGCGCGCGACCCGCCAGATATGCGGAGTTCGAGGACTACCTGCCGCCGAGGACCGTGGTCGATCGCGGTCTGGCCTGGTTCGACGTATCTGAGGCGGGGGTAGCCGAGGCTGGGCGCCCGCAGGCCCTGACTCTCTATTTCAGCGACGTCGACCATGCCGGCCACGACTTCGGCCCTGACAGCCCGGAAGTCGCCGCCTCGCTGCAAGCCGTGGATGACGGCATCGGTCATCTGATCGAAGGGCTGAAAGCGCGCGGCCTGTGGGGCAGGGTCAATATCGTCATCGTCGGCGATCACGGCATGACGAAGCACAGGCCGGAAACCTTCATCAAGGTGGCCGATCTCCTGCCGGAAGGCAGTGCGACGGTGACGGGTAGTCAGGTCGCCGGCTTCACGCCCAATCCCGGCTACAAAAAGACCGTGGAAGCCGCCTTGCTGAAGCCGCACGACCATATGCAGTGCTGGCGCAAGGGCGACATTCCGGCGAAATTCCATTACGGCAAGCATGGCCGCGTGCCGCCGATCGTCTGCCTGGCCCAACCAGGCGGCTACATTGTCACGCCGTCGAAAGACGGCTGGATGCCGAAGCCGCAGGGCGGGAGCCACGGTTACGACCCGTATTTCCCCGAAATGCACACCCGGCTGATCGCGTTCGGACCGGATATCCGCTCTGGCGTGACGCTCGACACCTTCGATAATGTGAATGTCTATCCATTGATCATGCGTCTTTTGCGCCTGAAGGCTGAGCCTTCGGACGGGCGACTGGCCGATGTCAGGCCGGCTCTGAAGCGGCCCTGA
- a CDS encoding demethoxyubiquinone hydroxylase family protein produces MTEAALRHTPPKPGAGERQRRLHEILRVDHAGELAAVHIYRAQAAVFAATPHKTLSDDLKRMEGEEQVHLDRFETLMRDNAVRPTVMTPLWRMAALGLGATTALLGEKAAHACTEAVESVISEHYNSQIAETQARDPELAAELQQFRDDELRHHDHAVEEGAREAPLYPLLSAVIKGGCKLAIRISEKI; encoded by the coding sequence ATGACCGAAGCCGCCCTCCGCCACACGCCTCCCAAACCCGGTGCGGGCGAGCGCCAGCGCCGCCTGCATGAGATCCTGCGCGTCGATCACGCCGGCGAGCTGGCGGCCGTGCATATCTACCGCGCGCAGGCCGCCGTCTTTGCCGCCACGCCGCACAAGACCCTGAGCGACGATCTGAAACGCATGGAGGGCGAGGAACAGGTCCATCTCGACCGTTTCGAAACCCTGATGCGCGACAATGCCGTGCGCCCGACCGTCATGACGCCGCTGTGGCGTATGGCGGCCTTGGGCCTTGGCGCGACGACGGCGCTTCTGGGTGAAAAGGCCGCCCACGCCTGCACCGAGGCGGTCGAAAGCGTTATCTCCGAACATTATAATAGCCAGATCGCCGAAACTCAGGCCCGCGACCCCGAACTGGCCGCCGAGCTTCAGCAGTTCCGCGACGACGAATTGCGCCATCACGACCACGCCGTCGAAGAAGGCGCGCGCGAAGCCCCGCTCTATCCGCTGCTGTCGGCTGTGATCAAGGGCGGCTGCAAACTGGCCATCAGGATCAGCGAGAAGATATGA
- a CDS encoding disulfide bond formation protein B encodes MKAVLFFSRWWSVIALVCALSLLGAAHAFQTFGHLNPCHLCLKQRDIYWIAVGVSLVATVWAVFTGAKGPPRVFSFVLFAVFATGCAIAVFHMGGENKWWSLPATCTGASDDVSIDSIAAMLSGAKVKAPQCDVVAWRFLGLSMAGWNALISGALAVLSLIASLRLQLYYRLSQRQAHQA; translated from the coding sequence ATGAAAGCCGTGCTGTTCTTTAGCCGCTGGTGGTCGGTTATAGCCCTCGTCTGCGCCCTCAGCCTGTTGGGGGCGGCGCACGCCTTTCAAACCTTCGGCCACCTCAATCCCTGCCATCTGTGCCTGAAACAGCGCGACATCTACTGGATCGCGGTGGGCGTATCGCTGGTGGCCACGGTCTGGGCGGTGTTCACCGGGGCCAAGGGCCCGCCGCGCGTCTTTTCCTTCGTCCTGTTCGCGGTCTTCGCCACGGGCTGCGCTATCGCCGTCTTCCATATGGGCGGCGAAAACAAGTGGTGGTCCCTGCCTGCCACCTGCACCGGCGCTTCGGACGACGTGTCGATCGATTCCATCGCCGCCATGCTCTCCGGGGCCAAGGTCAAGGCCCCGCAGTGCGACGTTGTGGCCTGGCGCTTTCTCGGTCTGAGCATGGCAGGATGGAACGCCCTTATTTCCGGCGCGCTGGCCGTCCTCAGCCTGATCGCCTCTCTGCGCCTGCAACTCTATTACCGCCTGTCCCAGCGTCAGGCGCATCAAGCCTAG
- the rplQ gene encoding 50S ribosomal protein L17 yields MRHGTGYRKLGRTTSHRIAMFANMSASLIKHEQIVTTLPKAKELRPFVEKLVTLAKSGTLHDRRIAISRVRDVPQVAKLFDVLAKRYADRNGGYIRIMKAGFRHGDNAAMAVIEFVDRDESAKGKDSGPVFSVEDAGEE; encoded by the coding sequence ATGCGTCACGGCACCGGCTACCGTAAACTCGGTCGCACCACCTCGCACCGCATCGCCATGTTCGCCAACATGTCGGCCTCGCTGATCAAGCACGAACAAATCGTCACCACCCTGCCGAAGGCCAAGGAACTGCGTCCCTTCGTCGAAAAGCTGGTGACCCTCGCCAAGTCGGGCACCCTTCACGACCGCCGCATCGCCATCTCGCGCGTCCGCGACGTGCCGCAAGTCGCCAAGCTGTTCGACGTGCTGGCCAAGCGCTACGCCGACCGTAACGGCGGCTATATCCGCATCATGAAGGCTGGCTTCCGCCACGGCGACAACGCCGCCATGGCTGTGATCGAATTCGTCGACCGCGACGAATCGGCCAAGGGCAAGGATTCGGGCCCGGTCTTCTCGGTCGAGGATGCCGGCGAAGAATAA
- a CDS encoding DUF1003 domain-containing protein encodes MSQHIPKPPHLASDAPLGARMADAVAAIVGSWTFLIVQSAILLGWILLNSVAWIKGWDPYPFILLNLVLSFQAAFTAPIIMMSQNRQSQVDRQKAEDDYKVNLKAEDDICGLHEKMDMLREQDVARLIGLVEALIEDNRALRAELAKRD; translated from the coding sequence ATGAGCCAACATATTCCGAAGCCCCCTCACCTCGCTTCGGATGCGCCTCTGGGCGCGCGCATGGCCGATGCTGTGGCGGCCATTGTCGGTTCGTGGACCTTTCTGATTGTTCAGTCGGCGATACTGCTCGGCTGGATATTGCTCAACAGCGTGGCGTGGATTAAGGGCTGGGACCCGTATCCGTTTATTCTGCTCAATCTCGTCCTGTCGTTTCAGGCGGCCTTCACCGCGCCCATCATCATGATGTCGCAGAACCGCCAGTCGCAGGTCGACCGGCAGAAGGCCGAAGACGACTACAAGGTCAATCTCAAGGCCGAGGACGATATCTGCGGCCTGCATGAGAAGATGGACATGCTGCGCGAACAGGACGTGGCGCGGCTGATCGGGCTGGTCGAGGCCCTGATCGAAGATAACCGTGCGCTGCGCGCCGAACTGGCGAAGCGCGACTGA
- a CDS encoding MarR family winged helix-turn-helix transcriptional regulator, whose translation MPYSKLSLDNYLPYRLSVASNAVSGLISTAYDSLYGLKIPEWRLIWVLNEDGPSTQQALVKRTGMDKVTISRAAQALAKRRLITRAPHEHDGRSHHLILTPEGQRLFNDVAPSAVEFEKEVLANLSPEEISLMKDLLRRVEEAALKTQGRTVR comes from the coding sequence ATGCCGTACAGTAAGCTGTCGCTGGATAACTACCTGCCTTATCGTCTGTCCGTCGCGTCGAACGCGGTGTCGGGCCTGATTTCGACGGCGTACGATAGCCTGTACGGTCTGAAGATCCCGGAATGGCGTTTGATCTGGGTGCTGAACGAAGACGGCCCCTCGACCCAGCAGGCGCTGGTCAAGCGCACGGGCATGGACAAGGTGACCATTTCGCGCGCGGCTCAGGCCCTGGCCAAGCGTCGCCTGATCACGCGTGCTCCGCACGAACACGACGGACGCTCCCACCACCTGATCCTCACGCCGGAAGGCCAGCGCCTGTTCAACGACGTCGCCCCGTCGGCGGTGGAGTTCGAGAAGGAGGTTCTGGCCAACCTGTCGCCGGAAGAGATCAGCCTGATGAAGGATCTGCTGCGTCGCGTCGAAGAGGCCGCGCTGAAGACCCAGGGTCGCACGGTGCGCTGA
- a CDS encoding Do family serine endopeptidase has translation MTLKSALLVSVCAVLAACSPGEGKSQDYQGFNQAPAPATRKVPGDAGTMKSSFSPVVKQTAPAVVNVYARRVTRQQVDPFWQMFGGGGVPQARVEQSLGSGVIVRADGIVVTNNHVVQGGQEFMVVLNDRREFPAKVLLADERSDLAVLKLDTSGEKFPTVSLEQGHDLEVGDLVLAIGNPFGVGQTVTNGIISALDRTDVGQGEGAFIQTDAAINPGNSGGALVDMDGRLIGINSFILSRSGSSAGVGFAIPAAMVRRAVDTALGGKSTLVRPWLGAKGDGMTTEIARSLGLAKPDGILVSDVYPGGPADKAGLKTGDVILGINGEAVNDPKALNYRVGLLNPNDTAALKVLRSGKEVSLNARVTPPTGAPKDQRALSGNFPLTGATVVNLSPAVADEIGLDPFAASKGVMIYSLSGRSYAASAGFRPGDIVREVNGQAITSTAQLETVLKAARRFTITISRGGQNITAQF, from the coding sequence ATGACCCTGAAATCCGCCCTGCTGGTGTCCGTCTGCGCCGTGCTGGCCGCCTGTTCGCCCGGAGAGGGCAAGTCGCAGGACTATCAGGGCTTCAATCAGGCTCCCGCCCCCGCTACGCGCAAGGTGCCGGGCGACGCCGGGACGATGAAGTCGTCCTTCTCACCGGTGGTCAAGCAGACCGCCCCCGCCGTGGTCAACGTCTATGCCCGCCGTGTCACGCGTCAGCAGGTCGATCCCTTCTGGCAGATGTTCGGCGGGGGTGGCGTGCCGCAGGCCCGCGTCGAGCAATCTCTGGGGTCGGGTGTCATTGTTCGCGCTGACGGCATCGTGGTGACCAACAATCACGTCGTTCAGGGCGGACAGGAGTTCATGGTCGTGCTCAACGACCGCCGCGAATTCCCGGCCAAGGTCCTGCTGGCCGACGAGCGCAGCGATCTGGCCGTCCTCAAGCTCGACACGTCGGGCGAGAAGTTCCCGACCGTCAGTCTTGAACAGGGTCACGACCTGGAGGTCGGCGATCTGGTGCTGGCCATCGGCAATCCGTTCGGCGTGGGCCAGACCGTCACCAACGGCATCATTTCGGCGCTGGACCGCACCGATGTGGGGCAGGGCGAGGGGGCCTTCATCCAGACCGACGCCGCCATCAACCCAGGCAATTCGGGCGGCGCGCTGGTCGATATGGACGGGCGCCTGATCGGCATCAACTCCTTCATCCTGTCGCGTTCGGGGTCTTCGGCGGGCGTCGGCTTCGCCATACCGGCGGCCATGGTGCGCCGGGCGGTCGATACGGCGCTGGGGGGTAAGTCGACGCTGGTGCGGCCGTGGCTGGGCGCCAAGGGCGACGGCATGACCACGGAAATCGCCCGTTCGCTGGGTCTGGCCAAGCCTGACGGCATCCTGGTCTCCGACGTCTATCCCGGCGGGCCGGCGGATAAGGCCGGCCTTAAAACCGGCGATGTGATCCTCGGCATCAATGGCGAGGCGGTGAATGACCCCAAGGCGCTGAACTACCGCGTCGGGCTGCTCAATCCCAACGACACCGCGGCGCTGAAGGTGCTGCGTTCAGGCAAGGAGGTCAGCCTCAATGCCCGCGTGACACCGCCGACCGGCGCACCGAAGGATCAGCGTGCACTGAGCGGTAACTTCCCGCTGACCGGGGCCACCGTGGTCAATCTGTCGCCGGCGGTGGCCGATGAGATCGGACTCGATCCGTTCGCCGCGTCGAAGGGCGTGATGATCTATTCGTTGTCGGGCCGCTCCTATGCGGCGTCGGCGGGCTTCCGTCCGGGCGACATCGTGCGCGAGGTCAACGGTCAGGCCATCACCTCGACCGCGCAACTGGAAACGGTGTTGAAGGCCGCCAGACGCTTCACCATCACCATCAGCCGCGGCGGGCAGAACATCACGGCGCAGTTTTAG
- a CDS encoding YqaA family protein, which translates to MLRPLYDWTLKQAARPNAEKVLAAISFAESSFFPIPPDVMLAPMALAKPEKAYRLAFICTLASVLGGLFGYAIGYYLADIGLKILSLFGYSGNLDSFHTIIQEWGAWAILIKGLTPIPFKLVTIASGMGQLNLAIFVVCCVVTRGARFYMTAFLLKRFGPQARELIEKRINLVAIVGVAVIVLGIVAVKFMH; encoded by the coding sequence TTGCTTCGCCCGCTATATGACTGGACCCTGAAACAGGCGGCCCGTCCCAATGCTGAAAAAGTTCTGGCCGCCATTTCCTTCGCCGAAAGCTCGTTCTTTCCGATTCCGCCCGACGTGATGCTGGCCCCGATGGCGCTGGCCAAGCCGGAAAAGGCTTACCGTCTGGCGTTCATCTGCACGCTCGCTTCGGTGCTGGGCGGCCTGTTCGGTTACGCCATCGGCTACTATCTGGCGGATATCGGGCTGAAAATTCTCAGCCTGTTCGGCTATTCGGGCAATCTCGACAGCTTCCACACCATTATTCAGGAATGGGGTGCGTGGGCCATCCTGATCAAGGGCCTGACGCCGATCCCGTTCAAACTGGTGACCATCGCGTCCGGCATGGGGCAGTTGAACCTCGCTATCTTTGTCGTGTGTTGCGTCGTCACCCGCGGCGCGCGTTTCTACATGACGGCCTTCCTGCTCAAGCGCTTCGGCCCGCAGGCGCGCGAACTGATCGAAAAGCGCATCAATCTGGTGGCCATCGTCGGCGTCGCGGTGATCGTGCTGGGCATCGTCGCCGTCAAGTTCATGCACTGA
- a CDS encoding VOC family protein, with protein sequence MFSHIFLGVSDFERALAFYRPLMAVLGAKERFCDPQRPWAGWQSEPGPRPLFLIGKPYAGEASAGNGQMVAFMATDRATVDRAHATALAKGGICDGPPGLRPEYHADYYGAYVRDPDGNKLCVACHTVE encoded by the coding sequence ATGTTCTCGCACATATTTCTCGGAGTCAGCGATTTCGAGCGCGCGCTGGCCTTCTACCGCCCGCTGATGGCCGTACTGGGCGCAAAGGAGCGCTTCTGCGACCCACAACGCCCGTGGGCTGGCTGGCAGTCCGAGCCCGGCCCGCGGCCTCTGTTCCTGATCGGCAAGCCCTATGCGGGCGAGGCTTCAGCGGGCAATGGGCAGATGGTCGCCTTCATGGCGACGGACCGCGCTACGGTAGACCGCGCCCATGCCACAGCTCTGGCGAAGGGCGGCATCTGCGACGGTCCGCCGGGTCTGCGCCCGGAGTACCACGCCGACTACTATGGGGCCTATGTCCGCGATCCGGACGGCAACAAGCTGTGCGTGGCCTGCCATACGGTTGAATGA
- the rpsK gene encoding 30S ribosomal protein S11, whose product MAKEPSRVKKRERKNITSGVAHVNASFNNTMITITDAQGNAISWSSAGHMGFKGSRKSTPYAAQVAAEDAGKKAIEHGVKTLEVSVAGPGSGRESALRALQAVGFTITTIRDVTPIPHNGCRPPKRRRV is encoded by the coding sequence ATGGCCAAAGAACCTTCACGCGTTAAAAAGCGCGAGCGCAAGAATATCACCTCGGGCGTGGCGCACGTCAACGCCTCTTTCAACAACACCATGATCACCATCACGGACGCGCAGGGTAATGCGATTTCGTGGTCGTCGGCCGGTCACATGGGCTTCAAGGGTTCGCGCAAGTCGACCCCGTATGCGGCTCAGGTTGCCGCTGAAGACGCCGGAAAGAAGGCGATCGAGCACGGTGTGAAGACGCTGGAAGTCAGCGTCGCCGGTCCGGGTTCGGGCCGTGAATCGGCCCTGCGCGCGCTGCAGGCCGTCGGCTTCACGATCACGACCATCCGTGACGTGACCCCGATCCCGCACAACGGCTGCCGTCCGCCGAAGCGTCGTCGCGTTTAA
- a CDS encoding TCR/Tet family MFS transporter, whose translation MFIFITVCLDMMALGLAIPVLPRLIEQFVGSVSAASWWSGVFNSLWGFTQFVCSPILGSLSDRFGRRPIILLSNLGLALDYLIMALSGNLLWLLIGRLLNGVTSSSITTAYAYISDISEPDERAQMYGYIGAAFGVGFVMGPALGGMLGHIDLRLPFWVAGGLSLLNAAYGALVLPESLDKDHRKPFCLKSANPIGSILFLWKARSVMRLALISMVSNFAHHVIPATFVLYASYRLGWGQREVGLAMAYYAVWAVIVQGGLTGMVVKAIGEKATLVVGLLCGVAGFMSYGYNTDWRVFLFTIPIMSFWGMTNAALQSLMTTRVGNSDQGLLQGAVNSLMSLSGIIAPFVFGYILSVMTRPGVDKAWSGAAFFSAALVLLVAFLMALGVKDRLKGEPVPLKQPVVHHDGEPLF comes from the coding sequence ATGTTCATCTTCATTACCGTCTGCCTCGACATGATGGCGCTCGGTCTGGCCATTCCGGTGCTGCCGCGCCTGATCGAGCAGTTCGTCGGCTCGGTGTCGGCGGCGTCGTGGTGGAGCGGGGTGTTCAACTCGCTATGGGGATTCACGCAGTTCGTCTGCTCGCCCATCCTCGGTTCGCTATCGGATCGCTTCGGGCGACGGCCGATCATCCTCCTATCCAATCTGGGATTGGCGCTCGACTATCTGATCATGGCGCTCAGCGGCAATCTGTTGTGGCTGCTGATCGGCCGGTTGCTCAATGGCGTCACCTCGTCCTCGATCACCACGGCCTACGCCTATATCAGCGACATTTCCGAGCCTGACGAGCGGGCGCAGATGTACGGCTATATCGGTGCGGCTTTCGGGGTCGGCTTCGTCATGGGGCCGGCACTGGGCGGAATGCTGGGCCATATCGACCTGCGGCTGCCCTTCTGGGTGGCGGGGGGCTTAAGCCTGCTCAATGCCGCCTATGGGGCGCTGGTCCTGCCGGAATCGCTCGACAAGGATCATCGCAAGCCCTTCTGCCTCAAGAGCGCCAATCCCATCGGCTCCATTCTCTTTTTGTGGAAGGCCAGGAGCGTCATGCGGCTGGCCCTGATCAGCATGGTGTCGAATTTCGCCCACCACGTCATTCCGGCGACCTTCGTGCTGTATGCCAGCTACCGGCTGGGCTGGGGGCAACGCGAGGTCGGCCTGGCCATGGCCTATTACGCCGTATGGGCGGTGATCGTGCAGGGGGGGCTGACCGGCATGGTCGTCAAGGCCATAGGCGAGAAGGCGACTCTGGTCGTCGGCCTGCTGTGCGGCGTGGCGGGCTTTATGAGCTATGGCTATAATACCGACTGGCGCGTCTTTCTGTTCACCATCCCGATCATGAGTTTCTGGGGCATGACCAATGCCGCCCTGCAATCGCTGATGACCACGCGGGTGGGCAACAGCGATCAGGGCCTGTTGCAAGGTGCGGTCAATAGCCTGATGTCGCTGTCGGGCATCATTGCACCCTTTGTCTTCGGCTACATCCTGTCGGTGATGACGCGTCCCGGCGTCGACAAGGCGTGGTCGGGCGCGGCCTTCTTCTCGGCGGCGCTGGTGCTGCTGGTGGCCTTTCTGATGGCGCTGGGCGTTAAGGATCGCCTCAAGGGGGAGCCGGTGCCGCTTAAACAGCCGGTCGTCCATCACGATGGCGAACCGCTGTTTTAG